The Hippoglossus hippoglossus isolate fHipHip1 chromosome 21, fHipHip1.pri, whole genome shotgun sequence genome contains a region encoding:
- the nr4a2a gene encoding nuclear receptor subfamily 4 group A member 2a — MPCVQAQYGSSPQGASPASQSYSYHPAGEYSCDFLTPEFVKFSMDLTNTEITATTSLPSFSTFMDNYNTGYDVKPPCLYQMPHSGEQSSIKVEDVQMHNYHQQGHLQPQSEEMMAHSGPMYFKPPSPHAPSTPNFPVQPNHMWEDPGSLHSFHQNYVAATSHMIDQRKNPVSRLSLFSFKQSPPGTPVSSCQMRFDGPLHVSMNHDNQGGHRGLDGQSFAVPSAIRKQAGLAFPHSLQLGHGHQLVDSQMPSPPSRGSPSNEGLCAVCGDNAACQHYGVRTCEGCKGFFKRTVQKNAKYVCLANKNCPVDKRRRNRCQFCRFQKCMVVGMVREVVRTDNLKGRRGRLPSKPKSPQEPSPPSPPVSLISALVRAHVDSNPSMSALDYSRFQANPDYQMTGDNTQHIQQFYDLLTGSMEIIRGWAEKIPGFCDLPKQDQDLLFESAFLELFVLRLAYRSNPVEGKLIFCNGVVLHRLQCVRGFGEWVDAIVEFSSNLHSMNIDISAFSCIAALAMVTERHGLKEPKRVEDLQNKIVNCLKDQVTFSGGGLNRPNYLSKLLGKLPELRTLCTQGLQRIFYLKLEDLVPPPAIIDKLFLDTLPF, encoded by the exons ATGCCCTGCGTCCAGGCTCAGTATGGATCATCACCTCAAGGAGCGAGTCCTGCTTCCCAGAGCTACAGCTACCACCCGGCAGGAGAGTACAGCTGCGACTTCCTAACACCCGAGTTTGTTAAGTTTAGCATGGACTTGACCAACACCGAGATCACAGCCACCACTTCACTCCCGAGTTTCAGTACATTCATGGACAACTATAACACCGGTTACGACGTTAAACCGCCCTGTCTGTATCAGATGCCCCACTCTGGAGAGCAGTCCTCCATCAAGGTGGAGGACGTCCAGATGCACAACTACCATCAGCAGGGCCACCTGCAACCTCAGTCAGAGGAAATGATGGCTCACTCTGGGCCTATGTATTTCAAACCCCCCTCGCCTCATGCCCCGAGCACACCAAACTTCCCAGTTCAACCTAATCACATGTGGGAGGACCCGGGCTCCCTCCACAGTTTCCACCAGAACTATGTTGCGGCCACATCTCACATGATAGACCAACGCAAGAATCCGGTGTCGAGGCTTTCGCTCTTCTCCTTCAAGCAGTCCCCGCCCGGTACCCCCGTCTCCAGCTGTCAGATGCGGTTCGACGGCCCGCTGCACGTCTCCATGAACCACGACAACCAGGGCGGGCACCGGGGCCTGGACGGCCAGAGCTTCGCGGTGCCCAGTGCCATACGGAAACAGGCGGGCCTGGCCTTTCCTCACTCCCTGCAGCTCGGACACGGGCACCAGCTGGTGGACAGCCAAATGCCATCGCCCCCGTCCCGAGGATCTCCGTCAAACGAAGGTCTGTGTGCGGTGTGTGGGGACAACGCAGCCTGCCAGCATTATGGAGTGAGAACCTGCGAGGGCTGCAAAGGATTTTTCAAG cgCACCGTCcagaaaaatgcaaaatatgtgtGTTTAGCAAATAAAAACTGTCCTGTTGACAAACGCCGAAGAAATCGTTGCCAGTTCTGCCGTTTCCAGAAGTGCATGGTCGTCGGAATGGTGAGAGAAG TTGTCCGAACGGATAATCTCAAAGGTCGGAGAGGACGCCTACCGTCCAAACCCAAAAGTCCCCAGGAGCCCTCACCACCCTCGCCGCCTGTGAGCCTCATAAGCGCACTCGTCAGGGCCCATGTGGACTCCAACCCCTCCATGTCTGCTTTGGACTATTCACGA TTCCAGGCAAACCCTGACTACCAAATGACTGGAGACAACACTCAGCACATCCAACAGTTCTACGATCTCCTGACGGGCTCCATGGAGATCATCCGGGGCTGGGCGGAGAAGATCCCTGGCTTCTGTGATTTACCGAAGCAAGATCAAGATCTGCTCTTCGAGTCCGCATTCCTCGAACTTTTTGTCCTGCGGCTGGCGTACAG GTCCAACCCAGTGGAAGGCAAGCTTATTTTTTGTAATGGAGTTGTGTTACACAGGCTACAGTGCGTCCGTGGATTTGGAGAGTGGGTGGACGCCATCGTGGAGTTTTCCTCAAACTTACACAGCATGAACATAGACATCTCAGCCTTCTCCTGCATCGCAGCTCTGGCCATGGTAACAG AACGACACGGGCTCAAGGAACCCAAGAGAGTCGAGGATCTCCAAAACAAGATCGTCAACTGCCTAAAAGACCAAGTGACGTTCAGTGGCGGTGGATTGAATCGTCCCAACTACTTGTCAAAACTCTTGGGGAAGCTCCCCGAACTGCGCACACTATGTACCCAAGGTCTGCAGCGTATCTTTTACCTAAAACTAGAAGACCTAGTCCCTCCGCCAGCAATAATTGACAAACTTTTCCTCGACACCCTGCCTTTCTGA